A single Sorex araneus isolate mSorAra2 chromosome 8, mSorAra2.pri, whole genome shotgun sequence DNA region contains:
- the C8H16orf95 gene encoding uncharacterized protein C16orf95 homolog isoform X2 → MPDPTGKAWATPQGRTQALRTPCSADRRAASCGCLGGLGGRLPVPRAEVALPYWVPVSLRPRQQVPKAARACPCPCHRFGGRFPAPRDQAVLPYWVPPVLRFPRKAPRRAPGAQGSHGDGDGDGRPALSCLAPADRPPDACPCYGRWRVLLRGRQLWALRAAGWAASGLAPLLPLGLLALLQALLRLVLALRHFFWV, encoded by the exons ATGCCCGACCCCACAG GAAAAGCCTGGGCCACACCCCAGGGGAGGACGCAAGCCCTGAGGACCCCCTG CAGCGCCGACCGAAGGGCCGCCAGCTGTGGGTGCCTCGGCGGGCTCGGGGGCCGCCTGCCGGTGCCCAGGGCCGAGGTGGCGCTGCCTTACTGGGTCCCCGTGTCCCTGAGACCCCGCCAGCAG GTCCCGAAGGCGGCcagggcctgcccctgcccctgccaccgcTTCGGGGGGCGCTTCCCGGCTCCCCGGGACCAGGCGGTGCTGCCCTACTGGGTGCCCCCAGTCCTGCGGTTCCCCCGGAAG GCGCCCAGGCGAGccccaggagcccagggcagcCACGGCGACGGCGACGGTGACGGCCGCCCGGCTCTGAGCTGCCTGGCCCCCGCAGACCGCCCCCCGGACGCCTGTCCCTGCTACGGGCGCTGGCGGGTCCTGCTCAGGGGGCGGCAGCTGTGGGCGCTGCGGGCCGCGGGCTGGGCGGCGAGTGGCCTGGCCCCGCTGCTGCCCCTCGGCCTGCTCGCCCTCCTGCAGGCCCTGCTGCGCCTCGTCCTGGCCCTGCG ACATTTCTTCTGGGTCTGA
- the C8H16orf95 gene encoding uncharacterized protein C16orf95 homolog isoform X3, producing MPDPTGKAWATPQGRTQALRTPCADRRAASCGCLGGLGGRLPVPRAEVALPYWVPVSLRPRQQVPKAARACPCPCHRFGGRFPAPRDQAVLPYWVPPVLRFPRKAPRRAPGAQGSHGDGDGDGRPALSCLAPADRPPDACPCYGRWRVLLRGRQLWALRAAGWAASGLAPLLPLGLLALLQALLRLVLALRHFFWV from the exons ATGCCCGACCCCACAG GAAAAGCCTGGGCCACACCCCAGGGGAGGACGCAAGCCCTGAGGACCCCCTG CGCCGACCGAAGGGCCGCCAGCTGTGGGTGCCTCGGCGGGCTCGGGGGCCGCCTGCCGGTGCCCAGGGCCGAGGTGGCGCTGCCTTACTGGGTCCCCGTGTCCCTGAGACCCCGCCAGCAG GTCCCGAAGGCGGCcagggcctgcccctgcccctgccaccgcTTCGGGGGGCGCTTCCCGGCTCCCCGGGACCAGGCGGTGCTGCCCTACTGGGTGCCCCCAGTCCTGCGGTTCCCCCGGAAG GCGCCCAGGCGAGccccaggagcccagggcagcCACGGCGACGGCGACGGTGACGGCCGCCCGGCTCTGAGCTGCCTGGCCCCCGCAGACCGCCCCCCGGACGCCTGTCCCTGCTACGGGCGCTGGCGGGTCCTGCTCAGGGGGCGGCAGCTGTGGGCGCTGCGGGCCGCGGGCTGGGCGGCGAGTGGCCTGGCCCCGCTGCTGCCCCTCGGCCTGCTCGCCCTCCTGCAGGCCCTGCTGCGCCTCGTCCTGGCCCTGCG ACATTTCTTCTGGGTCTGA
- the C8H16orf95 gene encoding uncharacterized protein C16orf95 homolog isoform X1, translating to MPDPTGAGLRGKAWATPQGRTQALRTPCADRRAASCGCLGGLGGRLPVPRAEVALPYWVPVSLRPRQQVPKAARACPCPCHRFGGRFPAPRDQAVLPYWVPPVLRFPRKAPRRAPGAQGSHGDGDGDGRPALSCLAPADRPPDACPCYGRWRVLLRGRQLWALRAAGWAASGLAPLLPLGLLALLQALLRLVLALRHFFWV from the exons ATGCCCGACCCCACAGGTGCAGGGTTGCGGG GAAAAGCCTGGGCCACACCCCAGGGGAGGACGCAAGCCCTGAGGACCCCCTG CGCCGACCGAAGGGCCGCCAGCTGTGGGTGCCTCGGCGGGCTCGGGGGCCGCCTGCCGGTGCCCAGGGCCGAGGTGGCGCTGCCTTACTGGGTCCCCGTGTCCCTGAGACCCCGCCAGCAG GTCCCGAAGGCGGCcagggcctgcccctgcccctgccaccgcTTCGGGGGGCGCTTCCCGGCTCCCCGGGACCAGGCGGTGCTGCCCTACTGGGTGCCCCCAGTCCTGCGGTTCCCCCGGAAG GCGCCCAGGCGAGccccaggagcccagggcagcCACGGCGACGGCGACGGTGACGGCCGCCCGGCTCTGAGCTGCCTGGCCCCCGCAGACCGCCCCCCGGACGCCTGTCCCTGCTACGGGCGCTGGCGGGTCCTGCTCAGGGGGCGGCAGCTGTGGGCGCTGCGGGCCGCGGGCTGGGCGGCGAGTGGCCTGGCCCCGCTGCTGCCCCTCGGCCTGCTCGCCCTCCTGCAGGCCCTGCTGCGCCTCGTCCTGGCCCTGCG ACATTTCTTCTGGGTCTGA
- the C8H16orf95 gene encoding uncharacterized protein C16orf95 homolog isoform X4: protein MPDPTGAGLRGKAWATPQGRTQALRTPCSADRRAASCGCLGGLGGRLPVPRAEVALPYWVPVSLRPRQQVPKAARACPCPCHRFGGRFPAPRDQAVLPYWVPPVLRFPRKAPRRAPGAQGSHGDGDGDGRPALSCLAPADRPPDACPCYGRWRVLLRGRQLWALRAAGWAASGLAPLLPLGLLALLQALLRLVLALRHFFWV, encoded by the exons ATGCCCGACCCCACAGGTGCAGGGTTGCGGG GAAAAGCCTGGGCCACACCCCAGGGGAGGACGCAAGCCCTGAGGACCCCCTG CAGCGCCGACCGAAGGGCCGCCAGCTGTGGGTGCCTCGGCGGGCTCGGGGGCCGCCTGCCGGTGCCCAGGGCCGAGGTGGCGCTGCCTTACTGGGTCCCCGTGTCCCTGAGACCCCGCCAGCAG GTCCCGAAGGCGGCcagggcctgcccctgcccctgccaccgcTTCGGGGGGCGCTTCCCGGCTCCCCGGGACCAGGCGGTGCTGCCCTACTGGGTGCCCCCAGTCCTGCGGTTCCCCCGGAAG GCGCCCAGGCGAGccccaggagcccagggcagcCACGGCGACGGCGACGGTGACGGCCGCCCGGCTCTGAGCTGCCTGGCCCCCGCAGACCGCCCCCCGGACGCCTGTCCCTGCTACGGGCGCTGGCGGGTCCTGCTCAGGGGGCGGCAGCTGTGGGCGCTGCGGGCCGCGGGCTGGGCGGCGAGTGGCCTGGCCCCGCTGCTGCCCCTCGGCCTGCTCGCCCTCCTGCAGGCCCTGCTGCGCCTCGTCCTGGCCCTGCG ACATTTCTTCTGGGTCTGA